DNA from Alphaproteobacteria bacterium:
CAATATTCCTTATATAATACGTTAAAATGACCGTTAACGGCTTTACAAAATCAATTTATAATTAATCCTATTGTTTATAATACAGTTCATATATTAAGAACCCCTTAACAGAATCATTTTTTTGTGGAGTTTGGTGAGAAAAAATCCCCCCGTGCTTTGCACGACCCCCTTTGTCAAAGGGGGTGATGGAGGCTGCCACACTGATCCTCTTTGTCAAGGAGAATTAAGGTGAATTTTTCAATTCCCTGTACTTTTTCCACTGTCAGTGGAATTATGTTGGATTTTTCCACAACCCCCACCCACTTTTACACCACCCACTTTTTCAGTATCTAACTGCTCCACACCTGGGCTATAGTGTCGCCATGATGAAAATGAATCCATTTCCACTGCTGATAAACTGGTTGATACCGTCAAACTGTCCGGGATGCCGCGCGTCGTCATGCCACCCGCATGAACTGTGCGCCGATTGCTGGAAAGGGGTTGATTTAATCACCGACCCATGTTGTCATTTGTGCGGCTATCCGTTTGATGCCAGCGCTCCCGAAACAACAATGGCCACACCGCTTTGTGACCGGTGCTATGACCGGCGCCCTCATTATGACCAGGTACGATCCGCCGCCCAATATGGGGGGGCCATTAAGCGGATGATCCTTCAGTTCAAACATGTGGATGCAACGGAATTGGCGCCTTTTTTTGCGAGGCTTTTGTATGGCGCGGGCGTGGATTTATTTCCATCGGCCGATTATTTGGTCCCGGTCCCCCTGCATTGGACACGATTAATGGGGCGGCTGTATAACCAAGCATCGACTTTGGCCCAGTGCCTATCAAACAGATATGACGAGGCTCCGCCGTTTGCATCCCTCATTCGTCGCATGAGAAAAACCCAAAGCCAGGGCCGAAAAAACCACCAAGAACGCCATGATAATATCAAGGGGGCGTTTTATGTGCCCAAAAAATATCATTCAATGCTTAAGGATAAAGTTGTGATTTTGGTGGACGATGTCATGACGTCCGGTGCAACGTTGGATGAATGCGCGCTGGTGCTGAAACAAGCCGGATGCAGGGAAGTCAGGGCCCTGACCATTGCGCGCGTGCCGCTTAAAAACTAAAAATCCAAATCGGCATAATGCGGTGATGGATTCAGGCCGGGGATGCGATCCTGCAGGAACGATCTAAAACTGGGGCGTGATTTTATACGGGCGTACCATTCGGTTGCCACGGGGTGCTTTTCCCATGGAACGTCACCAAAATAATCCACAACTGACAGATGGGCCGCGGCCGTAATATCCGCCACAGAAAAATCATCACCCGCCAACCAATTGCGACGGTCAACCAACCAGGAAATATAATCCAGATGATGATTGATTGCGTTTTTGGCACTCCGGATCAGCGCCGAATTGGGACCACTGTTGGATTCGCGCTTGATGTATCGATTGATCGCTTTTTCGAATACCAGGCACAGACTGACTTCTTGGGCGAATTTTCCATCAAACCAGGCGATAAGCCGGCGAACCTCTGCACGTTCGACCAATCCGTCGCCCATCAGGGGGTGAACGGGATAGGCTTCCTCAAGGTATTCAGTAATCGCCATGCTGTCTGCAATGACAGATCCGTTGAGATCAACCAACACAGGAACCTGCCCAGACGGATTGATTTTCAGAAATTCAGAACGTCGTTCCCAGAAACGCTCCACCTCTGGCGAGAAATCAAGTTTTTTCTCTGCCATGATTTGGCGGATCTTGCGTGAAAAGGGACACAATGGATAATGATAGAGAGAGCGCATAGGTTATTAATCTTTAATCTAAGTTCAACATGCGGTGGTTAAAATTGTTCAAAATTTCTGGGCTATTCTGGATGGCCACGTCGGGCTTCGCCCTCCTCGCCATGACGTCATGGCGAGTGAGCGGAGCGAACGTGGCCATCCAGTCCAAAATTTCCAGCTGACCAAAATA
Protein-coding regions in this window:
- a CDS encoding ComF family protein, whose product is MMKMNPFPLLINWLIPSNCPGCRASSCHPHELCADCWKGVDLITDPCCHLCGYPFDASAPETTMATPLCDRCYDRRPHYDQVRSAAQYGGAIKRMILQFKHVDATELAPFFARLLYGAGVDLFPSADYLVPVPLHWTRLMGRLYNQASTLAQCLSNRYDEAPPFASLIRRMRKTQSQGRKNHQERHDNIKGAFYVPKKYHSMLKDKVVILVDDVMTSGATLDECALVLKQAGCREVRALTIARVPLKN
- a CDS encoding glutathione S-transferase family protein; the encoded protein is MRSLYHYPLCPFSRKIRQIMAEKKLDFSPEVERFWERRSEFLKINPSGQVPVLVDLNGSVIADSMAITEYLEEAYPVHPLMGDGLVERAEVRRLIAWFDGKFAQEVSLCLVFEKAINRYIKRESNSGPNSALIRSAKNAINHHLDYISWLVDRRNWLAGDDFSVADITAAAHLSVVDYFGDVPWEKHPVATEWYARIKSRPSFRSFLQDRIPGLNPSPHYADLDF